In a single window of the Acyrthosiphon pisum isolate AL4f chromosome X, pea_aphid_22Mar2018_4r6ur, whole genome shotgun sequence genome:
- the LOC100163040 gene encoding SRSF protein kinase 3 isoform X1: MCACQLLAFTAVVYVLSACCGVHVIRAATCRGGRRTACHRYPGGPLSEPVTTRDSDSAEGLRHDGGHPSQTCADNHVPYRRRKIRSAAPLLQRSEPHESELFKSVTDNNPEDLLKSSDSDLDEPLDYKENSYFPVRVGSVINDRYHIIKKLGWGHFSTVWLSWDDVAHNFSALKVVKSAVDYTESALDEIRMLKSIYRHRDLDTNRTKIIQLFDDFRIDGLRGMHVVMVFEALGPNLLKLIKRTNYQGIPLYLVKHIIRQVLQGLKYLHETCHIIHTDIKPENILICAQHQYIKLTAENSCKQMSILSLRNRKCGKNTADERLQGNYRLDGIRSEQSLDMESESYAESNCYFRKINKFKRLYELLDDLGSVNIKIADLGNACWEDNHYTENIQTRQYRSLEVLLGAGYGTPADIWSTACLAFELATGDFLFDPHSGATYNKDEDHIAHIIELLGQIPMYVIQSGKHSSSFFRTNGNLKHISNLKPWYLYDVLTEKYEWNTKEAKAFSSFLTPMLDLDQDNRASATQCLLNPWMLA; the protein is encoded by the exons ATGTGCGCGTGCCAACTGCTCGCGTTCACGGCCGTCGTGTACGTGCTGTCCGCGTGCTGCGGCGTGCACGTCATACGCGCGGCCACCTGCCGCGGCGGCAGGCGTACCGCTTGTCACCGCTACCCCGGCGGCCCGTTGTCCGAACCCGTGACCACTCGAGACTCCGACTCTGCGGAAGGCCTGCGTCACGACGGTGGCCACCCTTCGCAGACGTGCGCCGACAATCACGTGCCCTACCGACGCAGGAAGATCAGATCCGCCGCGCCACTGTTACAGCG GTCTGAACCACACGAATCGGAATTGTTCAAAAGCGTTACCGACAACAACCCCGAAGACTTATTAAAATCGTCTGACTCAGACCTGGACGAACCGTTGGACTATAAAGAGAATTCCTATTTTCCAGTCCGAGTGGGATCCGTCATCAACGACCGTTATCACATAATAAAGAAACTGGGTTGGGGTCATTTCTCAACAGTTTGGCTCTCTTGGGACGACGt GGCACACAACTTTTCAGCTCTCAAGGTCGTGAAATCCGCAGTTGACTACACAGAAAGTGCGTTGGATGAAATACGAATGTTGAAAAGT ATATATCGTCACCGAGATTTGGATACGAACCGTACAAAGATCATTCAGTTGTTCGACGATTTCCGAATAGACGGTTTGCGGGGCATGCACGTGGTCATGGTATTCGAGGCGCTGGGACCCAATTTACTTAAGCTCATCAAGAGGACCAACTATCAGGGGATACCTCTGTACTTGGTGAAACATATCATCAGACAA gtgctGCAAGGGCTGAAATACCTTCACGAGACTTGTCACATAATTCACACGGACATCAAGCCTgagaatatattgatttgtgCACAACACCAATACATAAAGCTAACAGCCGAAAACAGTTGCAAACAAATGTCTATACTGAGCCTAC GCAACAGAAAATGTGGAAAAAATACCGCCGATGAAAGATTACAGGGTAATTATCGATTAGACGGAATTCGATCGGAACAATCGTTGGACATGGAAAGCg AGAGTTATGCCGAATCAAATTGCtactttagaaaaattaataagttcAAAAGATTATACGAATTGTTGGATGATTTGGGAAGTGTAAATATCAAAATAGCTGATCTTGGTAACGCTTGTTGGGAG gATAATCACTACACAGAAAATATTCAAACTCGTCAATACCGAAGTCTGGAGGTTCTACTAGGTGCTGGATACGGCACACCTGCAGACATTTGGAGCACAGCTTGTctg GCATTCGAGCTGGCTACTGGTGATTTTTTATTCGACCCGCACTCTGGGGCCACTTACAACAAAGACGAAGACCATATAGCCCACATAATCGAGCTCTTAGGCCAGATACCGATGTACGTGATTCAAAGCGGCAAACACTCCAGCAGCTTTTTCAGGACCAACG GCAATTTGAAGCACATCAGTAACTTGAAACCATGGTATCTGTACGACGTGTTGACAGAGAAATACGAGTGGAATACGAAGGAGGCCAAAGCATTCTCATCGTTTCTGACACCAATGTTGGACTTGGATCAGGATAATCGAGCTTCGGCAACCCAATGTCTCTTGAACCCGTGGATGTTAGCATAA
- the LOC100163040 gene encoding SRSF protein kinase 3 isoform X2 yields the protein MSLSLSPPFNRRRNLPSYRGRCSLSEPHESELFKSVTDNNPEDLLKSSDSDLDEPLDYKENSYFPVRVGSVINDRYHIIKKLGWGHFSTVWLSWDDVAHNFSALKVVKSAVDYTESALDEIRMLKSIYRHRDLDTNRTKIIQLFDDFRIDGLRGMHVVMVFEALGPNLLKLIKRTNYQGIPLYLVKHIIRQVLQGLKYLHETCHIIHTDIKPENILICAQHQYIKLTAENSCKQMSILSLRNRKCGKNTADERLQGNYRLDGIRSEQSLDMESESYAESNCYFRKINKFKRLYELLDDLGSVNIKIADLGNACWEDNHYTENIQTRQYRSLEVLLGAGYGTPADIWSTACLAFELATGDFLFDPHSGATYNKDEDHIAHIIELLGQIPMYVIQSGKHSSSFFRTNGNLKHISNLKPWYLYDVLTEKYEWNTKEAKAFSSFLTPMLDLDQDNRASATQCLLNPWMLA from the exons GTCTGAACCACACGAATCGGAATTGTTCAAAAGCGTTACCGACAACAACCCCGAAGACTTATTAAAATCGTCTGACTCAGACCTGGACGAACCGTTGGACTATAAAGAGAATTCCTATTTTCCAGTCCGAGTGGGATCCGTCATCAACGACCGTTATCACATAATAAAGAAACTGGGTTGGGGTCATTTCTCAACAGTTTGGCTCTCTTGGGACGACGt GGCACACAACTTTTCAGCTCTCAAGGTCGTGAAATCCGCAGTTGACTACACAGAAAGTGCGTTGGATGAAATACGAATGTTGAAAAGT ATATATCGTCACCGAGATTTGGATACGAACCGTACAAAGATCATTCAGTTGTTCGACGATTTCCGAATAGACGGTTTGCGGGGCATGCACGTGGTCATGGTATTCGAGGCGCTGGGACCCAATTTACTTAAGCTCATCAAGAGGACCAACTATCAGGGGATACCTCTGTACTTGGTGAAACATATCATCAGACAA gtgctGCAAGGGCTGAAATACCTTCACGAGACTTGTCACATAATTCACACGGACATCAAGCCTgagaatatattgatttgtgCACAACACCAATACATAAAGCTAACAGCCGAAAACAGTTGCAAACAAATGTCTATACTGAGCCTAC GCAACAGAAAATGTGGAAAAAATACCGCCGATGAAAGATTACAGGGTAATTATCGATTAGACGGAATTCGATCGGAACAATCGTTGGACATGGAAAGCg AGAGTTATGCCGAATCAAATTGCtactttagaaaaattaataagttcAAAAGATTATACGAATTGTTGGATGATTTGGGAAGTGTAAATATCAAAATAGCTGATCTTGGTAACGCTTGTTGGGAG gATAATCACTACACAGAAAATATTCAAACTCGTCAATACCGAAGTCTGGAGGTTCTACTAGGTGCTGGATACGGCACACCTGCAGACATTTGGAGCACAGCTTGTctg GCATTCGAGCTGGCTACTGGTGATTTTTTATTCGACCCGCACTCTGGGGCCACTTACAACAAAGACGAAGACCATATAGCCCACATAATCGAGCTCTTAGGCCAGATACCGATGTACGTGATTCAAAGCGGCAAACACTCCAGCAGCTTTTTCAGGACCAACG GCAATTTGAAGCACATCAGTAACTTGAAACCATGGTATCTGTACGACGTGTTGACAGAGAAATACGAGTGGAATACGAAGGAGGCCAAAGCATTCTCATCGTTTCTGACACCAATGTTGGACTTGGATCAGGATAATCGAGCTTCGGCAACCCAATGTCTCTTGAACCCGTGGATGTTAGCATAA